The Phaenicophaeus curvirostris isolate KB17595 unplaced genomic scaffold, BPBGC_Pcur_1.0 scaffold_397, whole genome shotgun sequence DNA window TCCCATGgttcccccccaaaaaccctcctttccccccaaaatcccctcctttccccccaaaatcccctcctttccccccaaaatcccctccttttccccaaaaaaccctccttttcctccaaaatcccctccttttccccccaaaaaaaacccttttccccaaaaaaccctccttttccccccaaatccccttgttcccccccaaaaacccacctttTCCCCAAAAaccctccttttccccaaaaatcCCCTCGttcccccctcaaaaccctccttttccccaaaaaaccctccttttcccccaaaatccccttgctcccccccaaaaaccctcctTTTCGCCAAAAAAccctcattttcccccaaaatccccttgttccccccaaaaaaccctccttttcctccaaaatcCCCTCGTTCCCCCCAAaattccctccttttcccccaaaatcccctcgttcccccccaaaaaccctccttttccccaaaaaaaccctccttttccccccaaaatcccatggttccccccaaaaaaccctccttttccccaaaaaatcctccttttccccccaaaaatcTCCCTTTCCCCCAAAATCTCCCCCTCTCTGAGCatctgtgggtctgggggtgcccccaaaaccccccttacacccccatctccccctccccagcccctctgagaGTCTGGGGGTGCCCCTAACCCCCCCTTacacccccatctccccctccccagcccctctgagaGTCTGGGGgtgcccccaatcccccctttacacccccatctccccctccccagcccctctgagcATCTGGGGGTGCCCCCTACCCCTCCAAATCCCCTCTTTagaccctccccagcccctctgagaGTCTGGGGGTGCCCCTAACCCCCCCTtagccccccatctccccctccccagcccctctgagaGCCTGGGGGTGCCCCctacccccccaaatcccctctttagcccctccccagcccctctgagaGTCTGGGGgtgcccccaatccccccctTACCCCCtcatctccccctccccagcccctctgagcGTCTGGGGGTGCCCCctacccccccaaaatcccctctttagaccctccccagcccctctgagcGTCTGGGGGTGCCCTctacccccccaaatcccctctttagaccctccccagcccctctgagaGTCTGGGGgtgcccccaatccccccttaGCCGcccatctccccctccccagcccctctaaGAGTCTGGGGGTGCCCCTAACCCCCCCTtagccccccatctccccctccccagcccctctgagaGTCTGGGGGTGCCCctacccccccaaaatcccctctttagaccctccccagcccctctgagaGTCTGGGGGTGCCCCTAACCCCCCCTTacacccccatctccccctccccagcccctctgagcGTCTGGGGGTGCCCctacccccccaaatcccctctttagaccctccccagcccctctaagagtctgggggtgccccctacccccccaaaatcccctctttatcccctccccagcccctctgagaGCCTGGGGGTGCCCCCtaccccctcaaatcccctctttagaccctccccagcccctctgagaGTCTGGGGGTGCCCCTAacccccccttgcacccccatctccccctccccagcccttccAAACATCTAGGGGTGCCCCctaccccccaaatcccctctttacacccccttctccccctccccagcccctctgagcGTCTGGGGGCGCCCCctacccccccaaatcccccctttagcccctccccagcccctctgagtGTCTGGGGGTGCCCctacccccccaaatcccctctttacacccccatctccccctccccagcccctctaaGAGTCTGGGGGTGCCCCCTACCCCGCCAAATCCCCTCTTTAGACCCCAatttctcctccccagcccctctaagagtctgggggtgcccccttccccctcaaatcccctctttagcccctccccagcccctctgagcGTCTGGGGGTGCCCTctaccccccaaaatcccctctttagaccctccccagcccctctgagaGTCTAGGGgtgcccccaatcccccccttagccccccatctcccccttcccagcccctctgagCGTCTGGGGGTGCCCCctacccccccaaatcccctctttagcccctccccagcccctctgagggtctgggggtgccccctacccccccaaatcccctctttagcccctccccagcccctctgagcGTCTGGGGGTGCCCCTAACCCCCCCTTTTCTCACCCTCAGCGCGCAGGAGCTGGCGCAGGAGGTGAAGGCCTTCCTGAGCGGCGTGGATCCCGTCCACGGCACCAAGCTCTCGGCCGCCGAGCACGCCCGCTGCGCCCTCGTCCTCCTCCGCAGCCTCCCGCCCGCCCGCCACGCCGCCCTCGACCACCTCCGCTCCGTCTTCGACGAGCAGGTTTGCTCCCACCTCTTGGAACGCGAAAACGGAGCCGCTTCGAGCCGGTCCGGAGCAGGATTAGAAGACGTGGTGCAAGAAATTCAACGCGTGCTCGCCGAATTCGTTCGCGGCAACCCCAAAGCGTGGGCCCCGGTGGTCTCGGCCTGGTCCATCGACCTCATGGGGCAGCTGAGCAGTAAATACGCGGGGAGACACGGCGTCCCTCACGCTTCCAGCCTCAAcgagctcctccagctctggaTGGCGTGCAAGGCCACCCGCTCGCTGATGGAGATTTACACCCAGTGCCTGTCGGCCATGATCGGCGGCTGCCCCGACGCCTGCGTGGACGCCCTCCTCGACACCTCGGTGCAGCACTCGCCTCACTTCGACTGGGTGGTGGCTCACATCGGCTCCTCCTTCCCCAACACCATCATCAACCGCGTCCTCTCGTGCGGCCTCAAGGATTTCTGCGCTCACGGGGCCTCTCCCGGCGCCGATTTGCTCTTggccggcgccgccgccgcgaCGGATAATAAGCGAGTCCCCAAAATCGCCTCGGTCGTGGGCATCCTGGGCCACTTGGCCTCGCGCCACGCGGGGAGCAtcaagcaggagctgctgcgCATGTTCCACGAGAGCCTAGGCCCCGCGCGGGAGCCGCCGCACCAGGCCGCCGTCCCCTTCTTGCTCCAGTTGGCCGTCATGTCCCCGGCGCTGCTGGCCGCCGTCTCCTCGGAGCTGGTGGATTCCTTCAAACCCTCCGTCCTCAACCAGCTCCACCAGCACTTCTCCTCGCTGCCCCGCGACGACCTCGACAACATGGTGAGCGTCGTCGTCCACCTCATCTGCCAGACGTCTTCCGGCGCCTTCCGCGTCCTCCAATTCCTCGTCAACACCGCCATGCCGGCCTCCGTCATCACCCCGCCGGGCCCCACGCTCCACGACGGGGTGCGCGAGGCCTGCGACCGCATcatccagctcctcctcctccacctccagaAGCTCGTTTACAACCGCGCCGCCCCCACCTTAGCCGACTCGCCCCCTCGGCCTATCCCGTTCCTCGACGCCCTCCGCGGCCACGTCCGCGAGCTCTGCGTGGAGACGCTGCGGCTGGAGCGCAAGCGTTTCCTCTGGCAGCACCAACTTTTGGGCCTGCTAGCGGTTTATTCGCCCCCTCCGTGCGCGTCCGACGCGCTCTTCTTCCTGCTGGCGCTGGCGCGCGGCCCCGACGAGCTGGGCCTGGCCACGCAGCTCTACGCCGTCCTCAGCGCGTGCCTCCGCGACCTCCTCCCCGCCACCGTGGCCACCTGCGTCTCCCAAATCCACGCGGGCCGCCTGCCGGAGCCGCAGTTGGCGCAGCTTTTCCGCAACTTAGCCGCCGTCGTGCGAggcgatggcggcggcggcggcgacgaCGGCGGCGCCGCTTCGGCCATGGCGGCCCGCCTGGGCGCCGCCTTAGCGCGCCGCCTCCCCGATTTGGCGCAGCTGCTGCTCCACCGCCACGCCGAGGTGGCCGACGCGGCCTGCTTGCTCCTCGCCGCGTGCCCCTTCCCGCGCTCCCTGCCTCCCGCTCACCTCCTGGCCGCCGTCCGCGCCGCCGTCCACCGCTTCTTCTGGCTcctgcgccgccgccgccatcacCGCCACCACGAGGCCTCCGACCTGGGCTCCAGCGGCCTCCTCCTGGCGCGCCTCAGCGCCGTCTCGCCGGCCGCCGCCAAGGCCGTGCTGCAGCGCCTGGTGGAAGGCGCCTTGCGCGGCGCCAACGCCGAGCTCTTCGGAGCGCCGCCGGAACCTTCCGGAAAGGAGGAGAGcgacgccgccgccgccgccaacGTCTCCTTGCTGGACGTCAACCGCCGCTTCACCGCCGCCGTCAACTTCTCCGGCGGCGTCTGGGCCGTCTTCCACGCCGGCGTCATCGGGAAAGGCCTGAAGGCCTCGGGTGTAGCCGAGAGCCGCGCGAGCGAGGAATTAGCGCGCAATTCCCAGCTTTTCCTCACGCTCCTCctgcgctgctgctgctgctgcgccGGAGCCGACCCCGCGGCCGACGCCTCCCTGGCCGTCGTCCCTCCCGAAGCGGCGAAAGCCGTGGCGGCGGCGCTGGTGGAGAGCGTGTGCCCGGAGGCggtggcggcgggcggcggcgagcTGGCGTGGCCGGCGGAGGAGCAAGCGCGCGGGACGCTGGAGCGCGACTTACGTATCTGCCGCCGCTTCCGCGACCACCCGCTGCTTTTCCCCCTCCTGCGCTTGGTGGCGGCGGGCCGGCCGGCCTTGTGCTACTGCTCCGTGCTCCTGCGCGGCCTCCTCGCCGGCTTGATGGCGTTTTGGGACGCGTGCCGGGAGAGCCGCACGGCCGGCTCGCCGTGGCACCTGCAGGCCTCGTGCGCCCTCGTCTCGTGCTTGGCCGAAGGCTCCTTGCTCCCTCCGGCCTTGGGGAACATGCACGAGCTCTTCCCTCAGCTGGCGCCCTTCGAGGTTCACCTCCTCCTGCTCAGCGTGTGGGATTATCTGCGGGAGAACAGCCCCCTGCCGCAAAAATTCACCTTCCAGGCCCGCCGAGGCCTGTTCCTGCGCGATTTCTCCCGCGACGCCGACCTCGCCGAGCCCCTGGCCGTGCTCCACAGCGTCCTGCACAAGAACATCCACCGCCTGGGGCTCCTGGCCGCCCGCTTTCGCCCCTAGGAGCGGCCACGGGGTGGGCAGCCGGCCCCCCGCGCCGCACAAcccctaaaaaaaaagagaaggggggGTTCGGGGCCCCAAATTGGCCCCCCCGGGGGTGGGGGATTCGCCCCCCGCTCCGGGTGGAAGCGGCTGGTGGAATaaaaaaggggaaggagaagctgcgacggggtttggggggtcccagaggtggtttgggggggtcttgaggGTCTCAGGGGTGCTTCAGGGGCGGCTGAGGGAGCCctaggggggctggggggcttcTAGAGGTCTTTGagtgggtctgggggtgccctaggggggctggggggggtctcaggggtgggttttgggggtctcaggggtgtttggggtgggtctaggggtgctggggggttctcaggggtgttttggggggctctaggggtgctgggggggtcctagaggtctttgggggggtctgggggtgccctaggggtgctgggggtgtcTCAGGGGTAGGTTTTGGGGGTCTCCGGGGTGTTTGGGGTGGGtctaggggtgctggggggttcTCAGgtgtgttttggggggctctaggggtgctgggggggtctgggggtgccctaGGAGTGCTgggagggtcccaggggtgttttggggggtcttCGGGTGCCATAGGGGTGCTGGAGGGGGCTCCTAGAGGtctttgggggggtctgggggtgccctaGGGGCGctggggggtctcaggggtggGTTTTGTGGATCTCAGGGGTGTTTGGGATGGGTCTGGGGCTCCTGGCCGCCCGGTTTCGCCCCTAGGAGCGGCCACGGGGTGGGCATCGAGCCCCCCGCGCCGCAGAACccctaaaaaaagagaagggagaacCTAGCGGGGGGTTCGGGGCCCCAAATTGGCCCCCCGGGGGTGGGGGATTCGCCCCCCGCTCCGGGTGGAAGCGGCTGGTGGAATaaaaaaggggaaggagaagctgcgacggggtttggggggtcccagaggggttttgggggggtcttgaggGTCTCAGGGGTGCTTcagggggggctgagggggccctgtgggggctggggggctcctaGAGGTCTTTGGGGGAGTCTGGGGGTGCCCtatgggggctgtgggggtctcaggggtggGTTTTGTGGGGCtcaggggtgtttgggggggtccagaGTGTCCCACAGGTGCTTCAGGGGTGTTTGGGGTGGGtctaggggtgctggggggggtcctagaggtgtttgggggggtctagagggtctctggggtgTTTTTGGGGAGTCTGGGGGTGTCCTAGGGGGGCTGGGGTGGTCTCAGGGGTGTTTGGGGTGGGTCTAGGGGTGCTgcggggggtcccaggggtgttttgggggggtctgggggtgccctaGGAGTGCTgggagggtcccaggggtgttttggggggtcttCAGGTGCCataggggtgctggggggggctcCTAGAGGtctttgggggggtctgggggtgccctaggggcgctgggggggtctcaggggtaAGTTTTGTGGGTCtcaggggtgtttggggggtccagagggtcccaggggtgttttgggggagtctgggggtgccctaggggggctgtggggtctcAGGGGTGGGTTTTGTGGATCtcaggggtgtttgggggggtctgggggtgccctaggggggctgggggggtctcaggggtgtttggggtgggtctgggggtgctggcCGCCCGCTTTCGCCCCTAGGAGCGGGGTCGGGGTGGGCATCGAGCCCCCCGCGCCGCAGAACccctaaaaaaagagaagggagaacCTAGCAGGGGGGTTCGGGGCCCCAAATTGGCCCCCCCGGGGTGGGGGATTCGCCCCCCGCTCCGGGTGGAAGCGGCTGGTGGAATaaaaaaggggaaggagaagctgcgacggggtttggggggtcccagaggggttttgggggggtcttgaggGTCTCAGGGGTGCTTcagggggggctgagggggccctgtgggggctggggggctcctaGAGGTCTTTGGGGGAGTCTGGGGGTGCCCTAGGGGGGCTTGGGGGTCTCAGGGCtaggttttgggggtctcaggggtgtttggggtgggtctaggggtgctggggggttcccaggggtgttttggggggctctaggggtgctgggggggtctcagggttGTTTGGGGTGGGtctaggggtgctgggggggtcctagaggtgtttgggggggtctagagggtctcaggggtgttttgggggagtctgggggtgccctaggggcgctggggggggtcccaggggtgttttgggggtgccctaggggggctgtggggctcctAGAGGtctttgggggggtctgggggtgccttgggggggggtctcaggggtgtTTGGGGTGGGTCTAGGGGTGCTGGCGGGTTCtcaggggtgttttggggggctctaggggtgctggggggggtcctagaggtctttgggggggtctgggggtgccctaggggtgctgggggcggTCCTAGAGGtctttgggggggtctgggggtgccctaggggtgctggggggggtctcaggggtaGGTTTTGTGGGTCtcaggggtgtttggggggctccagagggtccCAGCGGTGTTTTGGGGGAGTCTGGGGGTGCCCTAGGTGGATGCGGGGTCTCAGGGGTGGGTTTTGTGGATCtcaggggtgtttgggggggtctgggggtgccctaggggggctgggggggtctcaggggtgtTTGGGGTGGGTCTGGGGCTCCTGGCCGCCCGCTTTCGCCCCTAGGAGCGGGGTCGGGGTGGGCATCGAGCCCCCCGCGCCGCAGAACccctaaaaaaagagaagggagaacCTAGCGGGGGGGTTCGGGGCCCCAAATTGGCCCCCCCGGGGTGGGGGATTCGCCCCCCGCTCCGGGTGGAAGCGGCTGGTGGAATaaaaaaggggaaggagaagctgcgacggggtttggggggtcccagagggggtttgggggggtcttgaggGTCTCAGGGGTGCTtcggggggggctgggggtgccctaggggggctggggggctcctaGAGGTCTTTGGGGGAGTCTGGGGGTGCCctaggggggctggggggggtctcaggggtgggttttgggggtctcaggggtgtTTGCGGGGGTCCAGAGGGTCCCACAGGTGCTTCAGGGGTGTTTGGGGTGGGtctaggggtgctgggggggtcctagaggtgTTTGGGGGAGTCTAGAGGGTCtcaggggtgttttgggggagTCTGGGGGTGTCCTAGGGgcgctggggggggtcccaggggtgttTGGGGTGGGTCTAGGGGTGCTgcggggggtcccaggggtgttttgggggggtctgggggtgccctaGGAGTGCTgggagggtcccaggggtgttttggggggtcttCAGGTGCCataggggtgctggggggggctcCTAGAGGTCTTTGGGGGGGTCTGCGGGTGCCctaggggggctggggggggtctcaggggtaGGTTTTGTGGGTCtcaggggtgtttgggggggtccagagggtcccaggggtgttttgggggagTCTGGGGGTGCCCTAGGGGGGCTGCGGGGTCTCAGGGGTGGGTTTTGTGGATCtcaggggtgtttgggggggtctgggggtgccctagggggtctggggggatcTCAGGGGTGTTTGGGGTGGGTCTGGGGCTCCTGGCCGCCCGCTTTCGCCCCTAGGAGCGGGGTCGGGGTGGGCATCCGGCCCCCCGCGCCGCAGAACccctaaaaaaagagaagggagaacCTAGCGGGGGGGTTCGGGGCCCCAAATTGGCCCCCCCGGGGGGTGGGGGATTTGCCCCCCGCTCCGGGTGGAAGCGGCTGGTGGAATaaaaaaggggaaggagaagctgcgacggggtttggggggtcccagaggggttttgggggggtcttgaggGTCTCAGGGGTGCTTcagggggggctgagggggccctgtgggggctggggggttccTAGAGGtctttgggggggtctgggggtgccctaggggggctgggggggtcgcAGGGGTAGGTTTTGTGGGTCTCAGGGGTGTTTGGGGTGGGtctaggggtgctggggggttctcaggggtgttttggggggctctaggggtgctggggggggtcctagaggtctttgggggggtctgggggtgccctaGGAGTGCTgggagggtcccaggggtgttttggggggtcttCGGGTGCCataggggtgctggggggggggtcctagaggtctttggggggatctgggggtgccctaggggggctggggggtctcaggggtaGGTTTTGTGGGTCtcaggggtgtttggggggggtccagagggtcccaggggtgttttggagggggctgggggtgccctAGGGGCgctggggggtcccaggggtgttttgggggagTCTGGGGGTGCCCTAGGGGCGCGGGGTGGGTCTCAGGGGtaggttttgggggtctcaggggtcTTTGGGGTGCCctagggggtctgggggggtctcaggggtggGTTTTGTGGGTCTCAGGGGTGCTAAGGGgtatttgggggggtctgggggtgccctaGGGGCGCTGGGGGCGGTCCTAGAGGTCTTTGcgtgggtctgggggtgccctaggggtgctgggggggtctcaggggtaGGTTTTGTGGGTCtcaggggtgtttgggggggtccagagggTCCCAGCGGTGTTTTGGGGGAGTCTGGGGGTGCCCTAGGGGGGCTGCGGGGTCTCAGGGGTGGGTTTTGTGGATCtcaggggtgtttgggggggtctgggggtgccctaGGGGCGCTGGGGGGTCTTAGGGTTGGGTTTTGTGGGTCtcaggggtgtttgggggggtccagagggtcccaggggtgttttgggggagtctgggggtgccctaggggtgctgggggggtctcaggggtgtTTGGAATGGGcctaggggtgctggggggctcctAGAGGTCTTTGGGGGGGTCTAGGGGTGCCCTAGGGGTGCTGCGGGGGTCTCGGGTAGGTTTTATGGGTCTCAGGGGTGTTTGGGGAGGGTCTAGGGGTGCTGggtggggtcccaggggtgttttggggggctctaggggtgctgtgggggtcctagaggtctttgggggggtctgggggtgccctaGGAGTGCTgggagggtcccaggggtgttttggggggtcttCGGGTGCCataggggtgctggggggggtcctagaggtcTTGGGGGGAGTCTGGGGGTGCcctaggggtgctggggggtcttAGGGTTAGGTTTTGTGGGTCtcaggggtgtttgggggggtccagagggTCCCACAGGTGCTTCAGGGGTGTTTGGGGTGGGtctaggggtgctggggggggtcctagaggtgtttgggggggtctgggggtgccctagaggtgctggggggggtctcaggggtgtttggggtgggtctaggggtgctggggggttctcaggggtgttttggggggctctaggggtgctggggggggtcctagaggtctttgggggggtctgggggtgccctaGGAGTGCTgggagggtcccaggggtgttttggggggtcttCGGGTGCCATAGGGGTGCTGGAGGGGGCTCCTAGAGGtctttgggggggtctgggggtgccctaGGGGCGctggggggtctcaggggtggGTTTTGTGGATCtcaggggtgtttgggggggtctgggggtgccctaggggggctggggggggtctcaggggtgtTTGGGGTGGGTCTGGGGCTCCTGGCCGCCCGCTTTCGCCCCTAGGAGCGGCCACGGGGTGGGCATCGAGCCCCCCGCGCCGCAGAACccctaaaaaaagagaagggagaacCTAGCGGGGGGGTTCGGGGCCCCAAATTGGCCCCCCCGGAGTGGGGGATTCGCCCCCCGCTCCGGGTGGAAGCGGCTGGTGGAATaaaaaaggggaaggagaagctgcgacggggtttggggggtcccagaggggttttgggggggtcttgaggGTCTCAGGGGTGCTtcagggggggctgggggggccctatgggggctggggggctcctaGAGGtctttgggggggtctgggggtgccctaggggggctgggggggtctcaggggtaGGTTTAGTGGGGCtcaggggtgtttggggggctccagagggtcccaggggtgctTCACGGGAGTCTTGGGGTGGGTCTAcgggtgctgggggggtcctagaggtgtttgggggggtcctagagggtttcagggctgttttgggggagtctgggggtgccct harbors:
- the INTS5 gene encoding integrator complex subunit 5, producing MSALCDPPGANSPPRPPLSAQELAQEVKAFLSGVDPVHGTKLSAAEHARCALVLLRSLPPARHAALDHLRSVFDEQVCSHLLERENGAASSRSGAGLEDVVQEIQRVLAEFVRGNPKAWAPVVSAWSIDLMGQLSSKYAGRHGVPHASSLNELLQLWMACKATRSLMEIYTQCLSAMIGGCPDACVDALLDTSVQHSPHFDWVVAHIGSSFPNTIINRVLSCGLKDFCAHGASPGADLLLAGAAAATDNKRVPKIASVVGILGHLASRHAGSIKQELLRMFHESLGPAREPPHQAAVPFLLQLAVMSPALLAAVSSELVDSFKPSVLNQLHQHFSSLPRDDLDNMVSVVVHLICQTSSGAFRVLQFLVNTAMPASVITPPGPTLHDGVREACDRIIQLLLLHLQKLVYNRAAPTLADSPPRPIPFLDALRGHVRELCVETLRLERKRFLWQHQLLGLLAVYSPPPCASDALFFLLALARGPDELGLATQLYAVLSACLRDLLPATVATCVSQIHAGRLPEPQLAQLFRNLAAVVRGDGGGGGDDGGAASAMAARLGAALARRLPDLAQLLLHRHAEVADAACLLLAACPFPRSLPPAHLLAAVRAAVHRFFWLLRRRRHHRHHEASDLGSSGLLLARLSAVSPAAAKAVLQRLVEGALRGANAELFGAPPEPSGKEESDAAAAANVSLLDVNRRFTAAVNFSGGVWAVFHAGVIGKGLKASGVAESRASEELARNSQLFLTLLLRCCCCCAGADPAADASLAVVPPEAAKAVAAALVESVCPEAVAAGGGELAWPAEEQARGTLERDLRICRRFRDHPLLFPLLRLVAAGRPALCYCSVLLRGLLAGLMAFWDACRESRTAGSPWHLQASCALVSCLAEGSLLPPALGNMHELFPQLAPFEVHLLLLSVWDYLRENSPLPQKFTFQARRGLFLRDFSRDADLAEPLAVLHSVLHKNIHRLGLLAARFRP